The following are encoded together in the Mesoplodon densirostris isolate mMesDen1 chromosome 2, mMesDen1 primary haplotype, whole genome shotgun sequence genome:
- the BGLAP gene encoding osteocalcin, producing the protein MRPLMFLALLALATLCLAGWADAEPRDEESGKGAAFVSKQEGSEVVKRLRRYLDHGLGTPAPYPDPLEPRREVCELNPACDELADHIGFRETYQRFYGTV; encoded by the exons ATGAGGCCCCTCATGTTCCTCGCCCTACTGGCCCTGGCCACACTCTGCCTCGCTGGCTGGGCAG ATGCAGAGCCCAGAGATGAGGAGTCTGGCAAAGGTGCAG CCTTTGTGTCCAAGCAGGAGGGCAGCGAGGTGGTGAAGAGACTCAGGCGCTACCTGGATCATGGGCTAGG AACCCCAGCCCCCTACCCAGATCCTCTGGAGCCCAGGAGGGAGGTGTGTGAGCTCAACCCTGCCTGTGACGAGCTGGCTGACCACATTGGCTTCCGGGAGACCTATCAGCGCTTCTACGGCACAGTCTAG
- the PAQR6 gene encoding LOW QUALITY PROTEIN: membrane progestin receptor delta (The sequence of the model RefSeq protein was modified relative to this genomic sequence to represent the inferred CDS: inserted 4 bases in 2 codons; deleted 1 base in 1 codon; substituted 1 base at 1 genomic stop codon), with protein sequence MLSLKLPQLLRVHQVPRVFWEDGIMSGYRRPTSSALDCVLSSFQMTNETVNIWTHFLPTWYFLWRLLALAGGQGFRSEPYHWPLLVFLLPACLYPFASCCAHTFSSMSPRARHICYFLDYGALSLYSLGCAFPYAAYSMPASWLHSRLHQLFVPAAALNSFLCTGLSCYSRFPELESPALSKILRTAAFTYPFLFDNLPLFYRLGLCWGHSCGQEALSTSHGYHLFCALLTGFLFASHLPERLAPGRFDYIGESRPGLAQEGMGXDSSPEHRVNXATATSYSTSVQCWARTSSWRRCWLIWDLAEPGWPCRNRRWAWRAQWPHWAWRWPGTCSSLLLSQLPYFGLPVRAPCCRVARWRGIQRPNYSEAPALSLPWRKQRPDPAPHAGEEPRPRPDKMGALLSLEPRGVAEEGVRRSEGRGEERXAGGLVESRRVREGALDGAGGSAEGLRGEVQVSRLELPHPPSKAGMGRCWALSTGPTSGAPGASAQPRRELT encoded by the exons ATGCTCAGTCTCAAGCTGCCCCAACTCCTTCGCGTCCACCAGGTCCCCAGG GTGTTCTGGGAAGATGGTATCATGTCTGGCTACCGCCGCCCCACCAGCTCGGCCTTGGACTGTGTCCTCAGCTCCTTCCAGATGACCAACGAGACCGTCAACATCTGGACTCACTTCCTGCCCACCTG GTACTTCCTGTGGCGCCTCCTGGCGCTGGCGGGAGGCCAGGGCTTCCGGTCGGAGCCCTACCACTGGCCGCTTCTCGTCTTCCTGCTGCCCGCCTGCCTCTACCCGTTTGCGTCGTGCTGCGCGCACACCTTCAGCTCCATGTCACCCCGCGCGCGTCACATCTGCTACTTCCTGGACTACGGCGCGCTCAGCCTCTACAGCCTGG gcTGCGCCTTCCCCTATGCCGCCTACTCCATGCCGGCCTCCTGGCTGCACAGCCGCCTGCACCAGCTATTTGTGCCCGCCGCCGCACTCAATTCTTTCCTGTGCACCGGCCTCTCCTGCTACTCCCG GTTCCCCGAGCTAGAAAGCCCTGCGCTCAGTAAGATCCTCCGCACGGCCGCCTTCACATATCCCTTTCTGTTCGACAACCTCCCGCTTTTCTATCGG CTCGGACTGTGCTGGGGCCACAGCTGTGGGCAGGAGGCACTGAGCACCAGCCACGGCTACCACCTCTTCTGCGCGTTGCTCACTGGCTTCCTCTTTGCCTCCCACCTGCCTGAGCGGCTGGCACCAGGACGCTTTGATTACATCGGTGAGAGCAGACCTGGCCTGGCCCAGGAGGGGATGGG AGACAGctccccagagcacagagtgaaCTGA GCCACAGCCACCAGCTATTCCACATCTGTGCAGTGCTGGGCACGCACTTCCAGCTGGAGGCGGTGCTGGCTGATATGGGATCTCGCCGAGCCTGGCTGGCCATGCAGGAACCGCCGCTGGGCCTGGCGGGCACAGTGGCCACACTGGGCTTGGCGGTGGCCGGGAACCTGCTCATCATTGCTGCTTTCACAGCTTCCCTATTTCGGGCTCCCAGTACGTGCCCCCTGCTGCAGGGTGGCCCGCTGGAGGGGAATACAAAGGCCAAACTACAGTGAGGCCCCAGCTCTGAGCCTGCCCTGGAGG AAGCAGAGGCCAGACCCCGCCCCCCATGCTGGGGAGGAGCCCAGACCCAGGCCTGATAAGATGGGGGCACTTCTGAGCCTGGAACCAAGAGGAGTGGCTGAGGAGGGAGTGCGGAGATcagaaggcagaggagaggagag ggctggggggctggtaGAGAGTAGGAGGGTCAGGGAGGGTGCTCTTGATGGGGCTGGGGGAAGTGCTGAGGGTCTGAGAGGGGAGGTGCAAGTGTCCAGGCTGGAGTTGCCCCACCCACCTTCGAAGGCTGGGATGGGGAGGTGTTGGGCCCTTTCAACTGGTCCCACCTCTGGTGCTCCTGGAGCTTCTGCTCAGCCCAGGCGAGAACTAACCTGA